A genomic region of Gammaproteobacteria bacterium contains the following coding sequences:
- a CDS encoding helix-turn-helix transcriptional regulator gives MSKKLKKAFGSAMKATRKRAGLSQLRLSALSGLDRTYISDLERGEFYASLDTIFRLADAMKVSAAEIIKRTADELDK, from the coding sequence GTGTCGAAGAAGCTCAAGAAGGCGTTCGGTTCAGCGATGAAGGCCACGCGTAAGCGTGCGGGCCTTAGTCAGTTGAGGCTGTCAGCGTTGAGCGGATTGGACCGTACCTATATCAGTGATCTGGAGCGAGGCGAGTTCTATGCCAGCCTGGACACTATCTTCCGATTGGCAGATGCCATGAAGGTATCCGCGGCCGAAATCATAAAGCGTACTGCCGACGAGCTGGATAAATAG
- a CDS encoding Ig-like domain-containing protein, translated as MKSQMLSKFAALILLASLAACGGGGSGLLTDQGVTSSLPGSSGPASNQVPTLTYTGFAVVHDNTETGYSAKVVVFFSEDMDPASLNTRTFIVRGPDSKPVAGAIDYLGVTAVFTPTGSFTADTSYTAEITTGARSAAGVAMAKDRSWKFRTPSAAELTGVLVKVASTSPSDLEMDVPLNTGVNVTFNRVMDPATINRSTFVVADPDGTPVAGDVHYTGVTATFVPSVPFAPNTSYRVYVSDGAKSLSGVPMDEHYHGVFTTGTTLGAAAPQVVLNSPMDQDTGVSLGTAIAVYFDQAMDTRSINSANIAVFAPTGEQLDGTVTYAGTTAVFTPATALLPQSVYTVRVAAAVSSAGGAQMGSDYFFSFTTGSFSLGASLAPTVMFSDPAPYATGVAPNTKISIAFSEEMDPTTLTTDTIRVTDQDGNAVAGTVSYQGSAAFFVPASRLQGGITYTVTVSGRVQSLVGTAMGADLSWTFTTTMPM; from the coding sequence ATGAAAAGCCAGATGCTCAGTAAGTTCGCGGCCCTGATCCTCCTCGCCAGCCTCGCGGCCTGCGGCGGCGGCGGTTCAGGCCTCCTCACCGATCAGGGTGTGACCTCGTCCCTGCCCGGCTCGTCGGGCCCGGCCTCCAATCAGGTCCCCACCCTCACCTACACCGGCTTCGCGGTGGTGCACGACAACACCGAGACCGGCTACAGCGCCAAGGTGGTGGTGTTCTTCAGCGAGGACATGGACCCGGCCAGCCTCAATACCCGCACCTTCATCGTGCGCGGCCCGGACTCCAAACCGGTTGCCGGCGCGATCGACTACCTGGGCGTCACCGCGGTGTTCACCCCCACCGGCTCCTTCACCGCGGATACCTCCTATACGGCCGAGATCACCACCGGTGCGCGCAGCGCCGCGGGCGTGGCCATGGCCAAGGACCGCAGCTGGAAGTTCCGCACTCCCAGCGCAGCCGAGCTCACCGGAGTGCTGGTGAAGGTGGCCTCCACCTCGCCCTCGGACCTGGAGATGGACGTGCCCCTCAACACCGGCGTGAACGTGACCTTCAACCGCGTGATGGACCCGGCGACCATCAACCGCTCGACGTTCGTCGTAGCCGATCCGGACGGCACCCCGGTCGCGGGCGACGTGCACTACACCGGCGTCACCGCCACCTTCGTGCCGAGCGTGCCCTTCGCGCCCAATACCTCTTACCGCGTCTACGTCAGCGACGGCGCCAAGTCGCTCTCGGGCGTGCCCATGGACGAGCACTACCACGGCGTGTTCACCACCGGCACCACCCTGGGCGCCGCCGCCCCGCAGGTGGTGCTGAACTCGCCCATGGATCAGGACACCGGCGTGAGCCTGGGCACCGCCATCGCGGTGTACTTCGACCAGGCCATGGACACGCGCAGCATCAACAGCGCCAACATCGCCGTGTTCGCCCCGACCGGCGAGCAGCTGGACGGCACCGTGACCTACGCCGGTACCACGGCGGTGTTCACCCCGGCCACCGCGCTGCTGCCGCAGTCCGTATACACGGTGCGCGTCGCCGCCGCCGTGAGCTCCGCAGGCGGGGCGCAGATGGGCAGCGACTACTTCTTCAGCTTCACCACCGGCAGCTTCAGCCTGGGCGCGAGCCTGGCGCCGACGGTGATGTTCTCCGACCCGGCGCCCTATGCCACCGGTGTCGCCCCCAACACCAAGATCAGCATCGCGTTCAGCGAGGAGATGGACCCCACCACCCTGACCACCGACACCATCCGCGTGACGGATCAGGACGGCAACGCGGTGGCGGGCACGGTGAGCTACCAGGGTTCCGCCGCCTTCTTCGTGCCGGCTTCGCGGCTCCAGGGCGGCATCACCTACACGGTCACCGTGAGCGGCCGCGTGCAGAGCCTAGTTGGCACGGCCATGGGCGCCGATCTCAGCTGGACCTTCACCACCACGATGCCCATGTAA
- a CDS encoding serine hydrolase, whose product MCLRLCCLLLYLALPCTLHAEDGPSPDKLVGLWGSEQVYGPAAKGPLTLDGRGSDWQAEVAGFQAAVQHARDEVSFSLPGDQGSFRGRVSRDGTYIEGFWTQPTGITFNMGYATPLRLTRSAKGIWRGEVKPLPDRASFYLAVSRDEHGILKAFLRNPEFNFGMRRLYTITLDGDQVKLDDSLRKGDVLRGHYDSEQDLLSITLQGIGSFDFTRRDRDHALGFYPVTPAVDHYAYRQPVPEDDGWRTASLREAGLDPKPLEALVQSILDTRTEGFSTPYIQGLLVAHHRKLALEEYFYGFDGERAHDSRSSGKTLAGTLTGIALDHGAKFRLDSPVVPLYPQYRDLANPDPRKRKITVQDLLTMDSGLACDDNDDASPGNEDAMQEQKAQRDWYRFILDVPMQDEPGDKKAVYCTAAINLLGGVVQQGTGMPLADFFQRYYAGPLDIRDYHMDLMPTGEAYMGGGIYLKPRDMLKLGQLYLDGGTWNGKRVLSRAWTEAATVQHSYFPASDYAPGHGYGYTWHLFEVQYGGKTYKEYMAQGNGGQLVMVVPALDLAVLITAGNYGNFPTWRKFFEDYMPRYLIPAAQSGH is encoded by the coding sequence ATGTGCCTGCGCCTCTGTTGCCTACTGCTCTACCTGGCCTTGCCCTGCACCCTGCACGCCGAGGATGGCCCCTCGCCGGACAAGCTGGTGGGCCTCTGGGGCAGCGAGCAGGTCTACGGCCCCGCTGCCAAGGGTCCGCTCACGCTGGATGGGCGAGGCTCCGACTGGCAGGCGGAGGTAGCCGGCTTCCAGGCAGCGGTGCAGCACGCGCGCGACGAGGTCAGCTTCAGCCTGCCCGGCGACCAGGGCAGTTTCCGCGGACGAGTGAGCCGCGACGGCACATATATAGAAGGCTTCTGGACCCAACCCACCGGCATCACCTTCAACATGGGCTATGCCACGCCTCTCAGGCTGACACGCTCGGCCAAGGGCATCTGGCGCGGCGAGGTCAAACCCCTGCCGGACCGGGCCTCCTTCTACCTTGCCGTGAGCCGCGATGAGCACGGCATCCTCAAGGCCTTCCTGCGCAACCCCGAGTTCAACTTCGGCATGCGCCGCCTCTACACCATCACCCTCGACGGCGACCAGGTGAAGCTGGACGACAGCCTGCGCAAGGGAGACGTGCTGCGGGGCCACTACGACTCCGAGCAGGACTTGCTCTCCATCACGCTGCAGGGCATCGGCAGCTTCGACTTCACGCGCCGCGACCGGGACCATGCCCTGGGCTTCTATCCCGTGACGCCGGCGGTGGACCACTACGCCTACCGCCAGCCGGTGCCGGAAGATGACGGCTGGCGCACCGCTTCGCTGCGGGAGGCGGGCCTGGACCCCAAGCCCCTGGAGGCGCTGGTGCAGTCCATCCTCGATACCCGCACCGAGGGCTTCAGCACGCCCTACATCCAGGGCCTCCTGGTGGCGCATCACCGCAAGCTCGCGCTGGAAGAGTACTTCTACGGCTTCGATGGGGAGCGCGCCCACGACAGCCGCTCCTCCGGCAAGACCCTGGCGGGCACGCTCACCGGCATCGCGCTGGATCACGGCGCCAAGTTCCGCCTGGATTCACCGGTGGTCCCTCTCTATCCCCAGTACCGGGATCTCGCGAACCCGGACCCGCGCAAGCGGAAGATCACGGTGCAGGATCTGCTCACCATGGATTCAGGCCTGGCCTGCGACGACAACGACGATGCGTCCCCCGGCAACGAGGACGCCATGCAGGAGCAGAAGGCGCAGCGGGACTGGTACAGGTTCATCCTGGACGTGCCCATGCAGGACGAGCCCGGCGACAAGAAAGCGGTGTACTGCACCGCCGCCATCAACCTCCTGGGCGGCGTGGTGCAGCAGGGCACCGGCATGCCGCTTGCGGACTTCTTCCAGCGGTACTACGCCGGGCCGCTGGACATCCGCGACTACCACATGGACCTCATGCCCACGGGCGAGGCCTACATGGGCGGCGGCATCTACCTGAAACCGCGGGACATGCTCAAGCTCGGCCAGCTCTACCTCGACGGCGGCACCTGGAATGGCAAGCGCGTGCTGAGCCGGGCCTGGACCGAAGCCGCCACTGTCCAGCATTCCTACTTCCCGGCCTCCGACTATGCGCCGGGCCACGGCTACGGCTACACCTGGCACCTGTTCGAAGTGCAGTACGGCGGCAAGACCTACAAGGAATACATGGCACAGGGCAACGGCGGGCAGCTCGTGATGGTGGTGCCGGCGCTGGACCTGGCGGTGCTCATCACCGCCGGCAACTACGGCAACTTCCCCACTTGGCGCAAGTTCTTCGAGGACTACATGCCGCGCTACCTGATCCCCGCTGCGCAAAGCGGCCACTGA
- a CDS encoding diguanylate cyclase, giving the protein MRHLNVKNYLSGIGAYVVCLVPAMLPIFEPVLGLDGAVRLAMAAVLASVLVALMLVTGFDERVGDPGAAFTQSLLGVAICAGLYTLLAPLSQPQIVLMSLLWLAIGLTRLSPRRVAVLAGVYLALYLNDFAYSLFDPRDARHGDALYTLLVSLTLCAFMYLRAHDYARAHDEHAELHDANARQAEELDEAKRRIHAMTMQDMDTIALKFPFFREELRRCKERTDNSGGTFCIGLLEIDHFAGLEQRYGEMVIKQVLREVVERVTKVMAKLGLEEADDGSYHPLGRVGDGLYGLILPRSNLKGGRACAELLHRMVETQAIKTMAGLVNVNLTIGIVEYYPGESLDELLDMVGGALEKARIQHAQEWQAAQKPQPQAAPVKAARDHTDLRLLHYKEYDAPVHH; this is encoded by the coding sequence ATGAGACACCTGAACGTGAAGAACTACCTCTCGGGCATCGGCGCCTACGTGGTGTGCCTGGTGCCGGCGATGCTTCCCATCTTCGAGCCGGTGCTTGGCCTGGACGGGGCGGTGCGCCTCGCCATGGCCGCGGTCCTCGCCTCGGTGCTGGTGGCGCTGATGCTGGTCACCGGCTTCGATGAGCGGGTCGGCGATCCCGGCGCGGCTTTCACCCAGTCGCTGCTGGGCGTGGCGATCTGTGCCGGGCTGTATACCTTGCTCGCTCCCTTGAGCCAGCCGCAGATCGTGCTGATGTCGCTGCTGTGGCTCGCCATCGGCCTGACGCGGCTCTCGCCGCGGCGGGTGGCGGTGCTGGCCGGGGTGTACCTCGCCCTCTACCTCAACGACTTCGCCTATAGCCTGTTCGACCCGCGCGACGCCCGCCACGGCGATGCCCTGTACACGCTGCTGGTGTCGCTGACGCTGTGCGCGTTCATGTACTTGCGCGCCCATGACTACGCCAGGGCGCACGACGAGCATGCCGAACTGCACGACGCGAACGCGCGGCAGGCGGAGGAGCTGGACGAGGCTAAGCGCCGCATCCACGCCATGACCATGCAGGACATGGACACCATCGCGCTCAAGTTCCCGTTCTTCCGCGAGGAGCTGCGCCGCTGCAAGGAGCGCACCGACAACAGCGGCGGCACCTTCTGCATCGGCCTCCTGGAGATCGACCATTTCGCGGGGCTGGAACAGCGCTACGGCGAGATGGTGATCAAGCAGGTGCTGCGCGAGGTGGTGGAGCGCGTGACCAAGGTTATGGCGAAACTGGGCCTGGAGGAGGCCGATGACGGCAGCTACCACCCGCTCGGCCGGGTCGGCGACGGCCTCTACGGCCTGATCCTGCCGCGCTCGAACCTCAAGGGCGGCCGCGCCTGCGCGGAACTGCTGCACCGGATGGTGGAGACCCAGGCCATCAAGACCATGGCGGGCCTCGTCAACGTGAACCTCACCATCGGCATCGTGGAGTACTACCCGGGCGAGAGCCTAGACGAGCTCCTGGACATGGTGGGCGGCGCGCTGGAGAAGGCGCGCATCCAGCATGCCCAGGAGTGGCAGGCGGCGCAGAAGCCGCAGCCGCAGGCAGCGCCGGTGAAGGCCGCCCGCGACCACACGGACCTGCGCCTGCTCCATTACAAGGAATACGACGCACCTGTACATCACTGA
- a CDS encoding VOC family protein — MAAKKPSRKSKAPARKPVRKGAARGRKVKPVPDGYRTVTSYLFVPGAKRLIEFLKAAFGARLLSCHEGPNGAVNYALLKIGDSMVMLSEPRDPWKPMPCGIYLYVADTDAAYAAAMAAGGISLMEPADQFYGDRNAGVQDPCGNQWWIATHIEDVTPKELERRMQAM, encoded by the coding sequence ATGGCCGCCAAGAAGCCCAGCAGGAAGTCCAAGGCCCCCGCGCGCAAGCCCGTCCGGAAGGGCGCCGCCAGGGGCCGCAAGGTCAAGCCGGTGCCGGACGGCTACCGCACCGTCACCTCCTACCTCTTCGTCCCCGGCGCCAAGCGCCTCATCGAGTTCCTCAAGGCCGCCTTCGGCGCCAGGCTCCTCTCCTGCCACGAAGGGCCGAACGGCGCCGTGAACTACGCGCTACTCAAGATCGGCGACTCTATGGTCATGCTCTCGGAGCCGCGCGATCCCTGGAAACCCATGCCCTGCGGGATCTATCTCTACGTGGCCGACACCGACGCCGCCTATGCCGCCGCCATGGCGGCCGGCGGCATCAGCCTGATGGAGCCCGCGGACCAGTTCTACGGCGACCGCAACGCCGGCGTGCAGGACCCCTGCGGCAACCAGTGGTGGATCGCCACCCACATCGAGGACGTAACGCCCAAGGAACTGGAACGGCGCATGCAGGCCATGTAG
- a CDS encoding ornithine cyclodeaminase family protein — MLLLDRKQVESLLDMDALIAALAPAMVELSAGRASMPPRTLAEVPERGLLGVMPAYLPSGGTLSCKLVSVFPGNGPKGLPTHQAVVMLFDADTGAALAMLDGASITALRTAAGSALATKALAREEAAVLLVVGSGVQAASHARAIPRVRKIKELRIAARDGTAAAALAQELGAELGVKARALPIGREAFAGAQVICATTHAAEPVVKGAWLEPGMHVNSVGLNPRGRELDAEAVLGARVAVESRAAALAPPPSGANDLKEARSPVEIGEILAGTQPGRQSPEEITLYKSVGVAVQDAVAARLVYDAALKRGIGTKIKI; from the coding sequence ATGCTTTTATTGGACCGCAAGCAGGTGGAATCCCTGCTGGACATGGACGCGCTGATCGCGGCGCTGGCGCCCGCCATGGTGGAACTCTCCGCCGGCCGTGCCTCCATGCCGCCGCGCACCCTCGCCGAGGTGCCGGAGCGCGGTCTCCTGGGCGTGATGCCCGCTTATCTGCCTTCCGGCGGCACGCTCTCCTGCAAGCTGGTGAGCGTGTTCCCCGGCAACGGCCCCAAGGGCCTACCCACTCACCAGGCGGTGGTGATGCTGTTCGACGCGGACACGGGCGCCGCGCTCGCCATGTTGGACGGCGCCTCCATCACGGCCCTGCGCACCGCCGCAGGCTCGGCGCTCGCTACCAAGGCGCTGGCGCGGGAGGAGGCTGCCGTGTTGTTGGTGGTGGGCAGCGGTGTGCAGGCGGCGAGCCATGCCCGCGCCATCCCGCGGGTGCGCAAGATAAAGGAGCTGCGCATCGCCGCGCGGGATGGTACCGCTGCGGCGGCGCTGGCACAGGAACTGGGTGCAGAGCTCGGCGTGAAGGCGCGGGCACTGCCCATCGGGCGCGAGGCCTTCGCCGGGGCGCAGGTGATCTGCGCCACCACCCACGCGGCAGAGCCGGTGGTGAAGGGCGCCTGGCTCGAACCCGGCATGCACGTGAACTCCGTGGGGCTCAACCCGCGGGGGCGCGAACTGGATGCGGAAGCGGTGCTGGGAGCCCGGGTGGCGGTGGAATCCCGCGCCGCGGCGCTTGCGCCGCCGCCCTCCGGCGCGAACGACCTCAAGGAGGCTCGCTCGCCCGTGGAGATCGGCGAGATCCTGGCGGGGACGCAGCCCGGCCGCCAGTCGCCGGAGGAGATCACCCTCTACAAGTCCGTGGGTGTGGCGGTGCAGGATGCCGTCGCGGCCCGCCTGGTCTACGACGCGGCGCTCAAGCGCGGCATCGGGACTAAGATAAAAATCTAA
- a CDS encoding MBL fold metallo-hydrolase yields MLRRIVTAGLLLFAAQGAVAADAPKAYFTLHELGPGVWAAISVPGSHAGGNAGFVVGSDGVLVVDTFQVPEASQALLDAIRKTTPLPVRYVVDTHYHLDHVAGNGVFAAAGATVMAQRNVRAWERTENLKFFGPAPKPEDRKQVESLALPALVYDDGVTLWLGERKVIVRVMTGHTGGDSVVVVPDAKVVFTGDLFWNHDLPNLIDADTMQQIGTNDAFLHDYPDATFVPGHGEVARGSGVAAFRDYLMSLRAAVAAAQSAGKAGQGLTDTVLANLKPRYGDWGYFDYFAVHNIEQTAAEMTGKKRRPVPVH; encoded by the coding sequence ATGCTGCGCAGGATCGTGACCGCCGGTCTCTTGTTGTTCGCCGCCCAGGGCGCCGTCGCGGCGGATGCGCCCAAGGCCTATTTCACCCTGCACGAGCTGGGCCCAGGCGTGTGGGCGGCCATCTCGGTACCCGGCAGCCACGCGGGTGGCAACGCCGGTTTCGTGGTGGGCTCGGACGGGGTGCTGGTGGTGGACACCTTCCAGGTGCCGGAGGCGTCCCAGGCGCTGCTGGACGCGATCCGCAAGACCACGCCGCTGCCGGTGCGCTACGTGGTGGACACCCATTACCACCTGGACCACGTGGCGGGGAACGGCGTGTTCGCCGCCGCCGGAGCCACGGTGATGGCGCAGCGGAACGTGCGGGCCTGGGAGCGCACCGAGAACCTCAAGTTCTTCGGCCCCGCGCCCAAGCCGGAGGACCGCAAGCAGGTGGAATCCCTCGCGCTGCCCGCGCTGGTCTACGACGACGGCGTGACGCTGTGGCTGGGAGAGCGCAAGGTGATCGTGCGGGTGATGACGGGTCATACCGGCGGCGACTCGGTGGTGGTGGTGCCGGACGCGAAGGTGGTGTTCACCGGCGACCTCTTCTGGAACCATGACCTGCCGAACCTGATAGACGCCGACACGATGCAGCAGATCGGGACGAACGATGCGTTCCTGCATGATTACCCCGACGCGACCTTCGTGCCGGGTCATGGAGAAGTCGCGCGAGGCTCCGGCGTGGCGGCATTCCGGGACTACCTGATGTCCCTCAGGGCCGCGGTGGCAGCTGCCCAGAGCGCCGGCAAGGCGGGGCAGGGGCTCACGGACACGGTGCTTGCGAACCTCAAGCCGCGTTACGGGGATTGGGGCTACTTCGACTACTTCGCCGTGCACAACATCGAGCAGACGGCGGCCGAGATGACAGGTAAGAAACGGCGGCCGGTGCCGGTGCACTAA
- a CDS encoding TniB family NTP-binding protein, whose product MGKVTAISARQRIDWDALSDAVERVEITTAEYSAAMTKLETCYKRARRRAKRNCAALLGESHTGKTFVIENFVAKHPPTRDENGLTCPVLWVEIPPKPEKAGFLALLLKALGDQHAHRRARIGELEERLIRFIRGCGVILIILEEFQHVADHPYEEVVDYITNYLKTLIQNERISIVISGLPHANATLLGNEQLRGRFSRPIYMRRLDWRSSSARRTYRAVLGLWQKGLEPFELPDLESEEMSFRFYLASGGLMGYVAKILRQAVQTAAESRRTIVTLKDLAHAYDEEVHEHDVLFGNPFTIALDAKDIQVDRLKEIGTKRPTTRRGHAKNGRVTGRRENPF is encoded by the coding sequence ATGGGTAAGGTAACCGCAATCTCGGCCAGGCAGAGAATCGACTGGGATGCTCTTAGTGATGCTGTGGAGCGCGTCGAGATAACAACGGCCGAATACAGCGCTGCGATGACGAAGCTGGAGACCTGCTACAAGCGTGCTCGCCGTAGGGCGAAGCGGAATTGCGCCGCCCTTCTAGGTGAGTCGCACACCGGAAAGACTTTCGTAATTGAGAACTTCGTCGCGAAGCATCCGCCTACCAGAGACGAAAACGGGCTCACGTGCCCGGTGTTGTGGGTCGAGATTCCTCCAAAACCAGAGAAGGCGGGGTTTCTAGCGCTACTCCTCAAGGCGCTCGGCGATCAACATGCTCACAGGCGGGCCCGCATTGGCGAACTGGAGGAGAGGCTAATTCGTTTCATTCGTGGGTGCGGAGTCATATTGATCATATTGGAGGAGTTTCAGCACGTGGCCGACCACCCGTACGAAGAGGTGGTTGATTACATCACGAACTACCTAAAAACACTGATCCAAAATGAACGCATCAGTATCGTGATTTCAGGTCTACCTCATGCCAACGCAACCCTTCTTGGAAATGAACAACTGCGCGGGCGCTTCTCCCGGCCAATATACATGCGACGCCTTGACTGGCGATCCTCATCAGCAAGGCGGACCTATAGGGCCGTCCTGGGCCTGTGGCAAAAGGGGCTTGAACCGTTCGAACTGCCTGACTTGGAATCCGAGGAGATGTCTTTCCGCTTTTACTTAGCATCCGGCGGATTGATGGGGTATGTAGCCAAGATCTTGCGTCAGGCAGTACAGACAGCGGCAGAGAGCCGACGAACCATTGTTACCTTGAAAGACCTGGCGCATGCCTATGACGAAGAGGTCCATGAACATGATGTCCTGTTTGGTAACCCCTTCACTATCGCCCTGGATGCGAAGGATATTCAAGTAGACCGCCTCAAGGAAATTGGCACAAAGCGGCCGACTACCAGGCGAGGTCACGCGAAGAATGGACGAGTGACGGGGAGAAGGGAGAACCCGTTTTGA
- a CDS encoding Mu transposase C-terminal domain-containing protein, with protein MDDKKFGTSSTVTINDVPFRIDRKLGPDLWEVTNLENDSVTTLRDEDVRSQLVLEGRLHEPQVANNEYFNAAEIRLFEELDEKAQERARLKLYFVQQVLQVFPSGTSPKKIEPLLPGLWRAFRGRRGHVEVSKATISAKGPNPHSVYRWCRTFLAGDRSIMALVDKHHAKGNRKPRMPEIRHIVAESIARVYMQLTRGTLKATLEDAMATIVRENHQRPATLQLPLPGERLVRSMVAKIPAVDKLVARHGPKAALQFARGGMRHYVATAPLEIVGMDDTRANVFVVDDITGLPLGCPIVTASTDTFSRSYHGFHMRYGGTQFGAVAACLKFGIRKKDHLQAVLGPKSRPWGCYGIPNRIVVDNALVHHGKALESACNELGITLAYCGRIRPWGKPQIERALGTINRNVSMITPGTTFSNIFEKGEYDPLKHAVMTKSELEKAMLHWITNIYHQEIHSVMHDAPARLWDRHTSGMYIRTEENLAKLDLLFSFPTTRSLFTYGIELNGLIYNSEELKEMYLILGPVKQLRVRYNPENLGYIYVQRLGGIGYIRVKAIQAAYATGLTAWQHKVIKRYARRKGILAGDPEGLLLAKQALREFVSHCLANQGLRLRTQAARFMDDDRRGERAAEAPLITQGQAVVVQHRPQVPVKSNLEETSSGPADGEEFSPRLRILSNLRRPHNG; from the coding sequence ATGGACGACAAGAAGTTTGGGACCAGTTCAACGGTCACGATCAATGATGTGCCTTTCCGTATAGACCGCAAGCTAGGCCCGGATCTCTGGGAAGTAACGAACCTAGAGAATGATAGTGTCACCACGCTTCGCGATGAAGATGTCCGAAGCCAACTGGTTCTGGAAGGGCGTCTGCATGAGCCGCAAGTCGCGAATAACGAATACTTCAACGCGGCCGAAATACGTCTGTTCGAGGAGCTAGACGAAAAGGCTCAGGAGAGGGCAAGGCTCAAGCTCTACTTTGTCCAGCAGGTCTTGCAAGTCTTTCCGTCTGGAACATCACCGAAGAAGATCGAACCTCTGTTGCCGGGTCTGTGGCGCGCCTTTCGAGGGCGCCGGGGGCACGTAGAGGTATCGAAAGCCACCATTAGCGCTAAGGGGCCCAATCCCCACTCCGTCTACCGCTGGTGTCGTACCTTTCTGGCGGGCGATCGGTCGATCATGGCTTTGGTCGATAAGCATCACGCCAAAGGCAACCGAAAGCCCCGAATGCCCGAAATCAGGCACATCGTGGCCGAGTCCATCGCCAGGGTCTACATGCAACTTACACGGGGAACGCTCAAGGCGACTCTCGAGGACGCCATGGCGACCATCGTCAGGGAAAACCACCAGCGGCCCGCGACCCTGCAGCTGCCGTTGCCAGGCGAACGGCTGGTGAGATCGATGGTCGCCAAGATTCCAGCCGTCGACAAACTTGTGGCCCGCCACGGCCCGAAAGCGGCGCTTCAGTTCGCCCGTGGGGGGATGCGTCACTACGTCGCAACAGCACCGCTAGAAATCGTGGGCATGGATGATACTCGTGCAAATGTCTTCGTAGTCGATGACATTACGGGCCTTCCGCTCGGCTGCCCAATTGTCACCGCATCCACCGACACGTTCAGTCGGTCGTACCACGGCTTTCATATGAGGTATGGCGGCACCCAATTCGGGGCGGTCGCCGCTTGCCTAAAATTTGGCATTCGCAAGAAGGATCATCTGCAGGCGGTACTAGGCCCAAAGAGCCGGCCCTGGGGTTGCTACGGAATTCCTAATCGAATCGTTGTGGACAACGCTCTAGTCCACCACGGCAAAGCACTTGAATCGGCATGTAACGAACTGGGGATCACGCTCGCCTACTGCGGGAGGATCCGGCCGTGGGGCAAGCCACAGATCGAACGGGCCCTCGGTACCATCAATCGCAATGTCTCCATGATCACGCCCGGCACAACCTTCAGCAACATATTCGAGAAAGGTGAGTACGACCCGCTCAAGCATGCGGTCATGACTAAGAGCGAGCTAGAAAAGGCAATGCTCCACTGGATCACCAATATCTACCATCAAGAGATACACAGTGTTATGCATGACGCACCAGCTCGACTTTGGGATAGGCACACCAGCGGGATGTACATAAGAACTGAAGAGAACCTAGCGAAGCTGGATCTCTTGTTCTCCTTCCCTACGACTCGGTCCTTGTTCACGTATGGCATAGAGCTAAATGGACTGATCTATAACTCCGAAGAGCTCAAGGAAATGTATCTGATCCTTGGGCCAGTTAAGCAATTGAGGGTCCGGTACAACCCCGAGAATCTTGGCTATATCTATGTCCAGCGACTGGGCGGAATCGGCTATATCCGAGTGAAAGCCATCCAGGCAGCGTACGCAACTGGGCTTACGGCATGGCAGCACAAGGTAATCAAGAGATACGCGCGGCGGAAAGGCATTCTGGCGGGAGATCCCGAGGGGCTGTTACTGGCCAAGCAGGCACTCCGAGAATTTGTCAGCCATTGCCTAGCTAACCAAGGCCTGCGCCTTCGAACTCAAGCTGCCCGATTTATGGATGACGACCGACGGGGAGAACGAGCTGCAGAAGCGCCGCTCATTACGCAAGGGCAAGCAGTGGTTGTGCAGCACCGGCCTCAGGTCCCCGTCAAAAGCAATTTAGAGGAAACGAGTTCCGGTCCCGCAGATGGCGAGGAATTCTCGCCGCGCCTTCGGATCTTGAGCAATCTGAGGAGGCCGCACAATGGGTAA